A genomic region of Paramormyrops kingsleyae isolate MSU_618 chromosome 19, PKINGS_0.4, whole genome shotgun sequence contains the following coding sequences:
- the LOC140580890 gene encoding uncharacterized protein — protein sequence MPSVFLANVQSLDNKLDDLRGRLLSHRELRNCCVLCFTETWLTESIPDHAVQPEGFTIHRADRTKMSGKKRGGGVCFLVNNSWCTNVEIIARNCTPDLEYLLIKCRPFSIIKFADDTTVVGLISNNDETAYREEVRLLAEWCQENNLSLNISKTKEMVLDFRRQDAVHPPIHIGGGAVERVSSFRLLGVTLSANLKSSEHTAAVTKKAHQRLHFLRRLKKARVSTNVLTSFYRCTVESILTGSVASWYGSCTAQDKKALQRVVKTAQRITGSPLPAITDIYNTRCLRKTKSILKDPSHPALALFTFLPSGKRLRTIHSRTTRLRNSFYPSAIRLFNNQ from the coding sequence ATGCCAAGCGTTTTCCTGGCAAACGTCCAGTCCTTGGACAACAAATTGGACGACCTCAGAGGAAGACTCCTATCCCACAGAGAACTGAGGAACTGCTGTGTTCTCTGCTTCACGGAGACGTGGCTGACCGAGAGCATCCCAGACCATGCAGTCCAACCGGAGGGGTTCACAATCCATCGGGCTGATCGGACAAAGATGTCGGGGAAGAAACGAGGGGGTGGTGTGTGCTTCCTCGTCAACAACTCGTGGTGCACGAACGTGGAAATTATTGCACGGAACTGCACTCCGGACCTCGAGTACCTGCTGATAAAGTGCCGGCCGTTCTCTATCATCAAGTTTGCTGATGATACCACCGTTGTGGGCCTGATCAGCAACAACGACGAGACGGCctacagagaggaggtgagactcttggcagagtggtgcCAGGAGAACAACCTCTCTCTCAATATcagcaaaaccaaggagatggttTTGGATTTTAGGAGGCAGGATGCAGTTCATCCCCCTATCCACATCGGAGGAGGTGCCGTGGAAAGGGTCAGCAGCTTCAGGCTCCTTGGGGTCACCCTCAGTGCCAACCTCAAGTCCTCAGAACATACAGCAGCGGTCACCAAAAAAGCCCACCAACGACTTCACTTCCTCAGACGCCTAAAGAAGGCTAGGGTTTCCACCAATGTCCTCACCAGCTTCTACAGGTGCACTGTGGAGTCCATCCTCACAGGGAGTGTTGCGTCCTGGTATGGCAGCTGCACTGCTCAAGACAAGAAAGCTTTGCAGAGGGTGGTGAAAACAGCTCAGAGGATCACAGGCTCACCACTCCCTGCAATAACGGACATTTATAACACGCGCTGTCTCAGGAAAACCAAGAGCATCCTGaaagaccccagccaccctgcattggcactttttactttcctgccatcaggcaagagaCTCAGGACAATTCACTCACGCACGACTCGACtcaggaacagtttctacccCAGTGCCATCAGGCTATTCAACAATCAGTAA
- the dse gene encoding dermatan-sulfate epimerase isoform X2, with protein sequence MYEKSYSQGWGFQYLHNHQPTNCVALLTGSLVMMNQGYLQDAYLWTKQALAIMEKSLVLLQDVTDGSLYEGVAYGTYTTRSLFQYMFLVQRHFAIGHFSHPWLQKHFSFLYRTVLPGFQRSVAIADSNYNWFYGPESQLVFLDRYVMRNGSGNWLADAIRQSRVVEGPGQPGKGQRWCTLHTEFLWYNPNLTSTPPPDFDTSQLHYFEDWGVVTYGSALPSGVNRTFLSFKSGKLGGRAIYDIVHMNKYKDWIKGWRNFNAGHEHPDQNSFTFAPNGVPFITEALYGPKYTFLNNVVMFSPAVSESCFPPWEGQVTEACNSKWLKYKHGLAADSHGRVEAALVRQGMVFIRGEGKAAYNPELKIRSFQRNLLLLGPQLLVLVDQIYLESDSPLKSMSTFFHNTDVPFEETLKDTVHGAFIRNGDDLYKMFWMDDTGYSEKAELGYRSYPRGYPYNGSNYVNVTMPLRQSNTRRAFLFFGPGVDVQSFSLRGDDQRVDIFLATDEHTYTIYLLTGEVTSKPLFAMVLEDHKKIIFAKSAAVKESSPAEVDQYASLVEDHLQHAKPVFQQLESQILARVLNTESFRKTAERLLQSSGRKKTEVIRKMFANKKQGKAKNSKKGSVSEKLPGGLPDIFAQVEANEKKERQKAIKHVYEDNSEELDGDIRAFVDYVDTHKNRKGGLIKGRRYSEVHMLATPKSEDLSSSTSYIRLFLILNIGTFFILLAVLLTRFQKAQSLHTQRCFYGILLIDSFILLCLYSSCSQEQC encoded by the exons GCTACCTCCAGGATGCCTACCTCTGGACCAAGCAGGCCCTGGCCATCATGGAGAAGTCGCTGGTGCTCTTGCAGGATGTGACAGACGGGTCGCTCTACGAAGGCGTCGCCTACGGCACCTACACCACGCGCTCCCTCTTCCAGTACATGTTCCTGGTCCAGAGGCACTTTGCCATTGGCCACTTCAGCCACCCCTGGCTCCAGAAGCATTTCTCCTTCCTGTACCGGACCGTCCTTCCAG gATTCCAGAGAAGTGTAGCTATTGCAGACTCCAACTACAACTGGTTCTATGGTCCAGAGAGCCAGCTGGTGTTTCTAGACCGTTACGTTATGCGCAATGGAAGCGGGAACTGGCTGGCCGACGCCATCCGTCAGAGCCGGGTGGTGGAGGGGCCGGGACAGCCTGGGAAGGGCCAAAGGTGGTGCACGCTGCACACGGAGTTCCTTTG gtaTAACCCAAACCTGACCTCCACACCTCCTCCTGATTTCGACACATCACAGCTGCATTATTTTGAAGACTGGGGAGTTGTAACCTACGGAAGTGCGCTGCCTTCCGGGGTTAACCGCACGTTTCTCTCTTTCAAGTCAGGGAAACTGGGAGGCCGTGCGATATATGACATTGTTCACATGAACAAGTACAAGGACTGGATCAAAGGCTGGAGGAACTTCAATGCTGGACACGAGCACCCTGACCAGAACTCGTTCACCTTCGCTCCTAATGGCGTTCCCTTCATCACAGAGGCCCTCTATGGACCGAAATACACTTTCCTCAACAATGTGGTGATGTTTTCCCCAGCTGTCTCAGAGAGCTGCTTTCCACCATGGGAGGGTCAGGTGACTGAAGCCTGCAACTCGAAATGGCTGAAGTACAAACATGGCTTGGCTGCTGACTCCCATGGCAGAGTGGAGGCAGCCCTGGTGAGACAGGGCATGGTGTTCATTCGAGGAGAAGGCAAAGCTGCCTACAACCCTGAATTGAAGATAAGGAGCTTCCAGAGGAACCTGCTTCTTCTCGGGCCTCAGCTGCTGGTCTTAGTCGATCAGATCTATCTGGAGAGCGATAGCCCGCTGAAGTCCATGAGTACCTTCTTTCACAATACTGATGTGCCTTTTGAAGAAACGCTAAAAGATACCGTGCATGGGGCTTTCATCCGGAACGGGGATGACTTATACAAAATGTTCTGGATGGATGACACGGGCTACAGCGAAAAGGCGGAACTGGGCTACCGCAGTTACCCTCGAGGATACCCATATAACGGTTCTAACTATGTCAATGTGACTATGCCACTGAGGCAGTCGAACACTAGAAGGGCATTTCTTTTCTTCGGGCCTGGCGTGGATGTCCAGAGCTTCAGCTTGCGTGGGGATGATCAGCGTGTGGACATCTTTCTGGCCACTGATGAACACACGTACACCATCTACCTGCTGACAGGGGAGGTTACCAGCAAGCCTCTCTTTGCCATGGTCCTTGAGGACCACAAGAAGATCATCTTTGCAAAGTCTGCGGCGGTAAAGGAGAGCTCCCCCGCCGAGGTGGACCAGTATGCCAGTCTGGTGGAGGACCACCTGCAGCACGCCAAGCCAGTCTTCCAGCAGCTTGAGAGTCAGATACTTGCCCGGGTTCTCAACACCGAGAGCTTTCGCAAGACGGCTGAACGTCTTTTGCAGTCCTCGGGCAGAAAGAAGACAGAGGTGATCAGAAAAATGTTCGCCAACAAGAAACAAGGGAAGGCCAAGAACTCTAAGAAGGGAAGTGTCAGTGAGAAGCTTCCGGGCGGTCTGCCAGACATCTTTGCACAGGTTGAGGCAAACGAGAAGAAGGAACGGCAAAAAGCCATAAAGCATGTGTATGAAGATAACTCAGAGGAACTGGATGGTGACATTAGGGCCTTCGTGGATTATGTAGACACCCACAAAAACAGGAAAGGGGGCTTAATTAAAGGGCGGAGATATTCTGAAGTCCACATGTTGGCTACACCAAAGAGTGAAGATTTGTCAAGCTCCACCTCATACATAAGGCTCTTCCTTATTTTAAACATCGGCACTTTCTTCATATTGTTGGCCGTGCTGTTGACACGCTTTCAGAAGGCCCAAAGTCTGCATACCCAGAGGTGTTTCTACGGCATTCTTCTCATCGACAGCTTCATCCTGCTCTGCTTGTACTCCTCCTGTTCACAGGAACAGTGCTGA